From a single Rhodococcus qingshengii JCM 15477 genomic region:
- a CDS encoding class I adenylate-forming enzyme family protein produces MNIVRVFDSNVTKTPDKPFLIFDGHDHTYSQVQDGSRRAAGYLQSLGVQPGDRVALMCYNTPGFVYAMLGAWRLGAVVVPINHKMQTPEVAYVLGHAKVSVCVFDGELAPVVGRLETTAKLISTDSVADGFDFFDDAITRQDGVDGIDIDENDPAEILYTSGTTGSPKGCVHSHRNVVGVAVTAALAVSTTRDERLLMAVPIWHASPLNNWFMSTLYMGGTVVLLREYHPVKFLETVQEQRITLCFGPPVIYTTALNLVPNFADYNLGSVRAWLYGGGPIGADVARRLVESYGTTEFRQVYGMTETGPVGTVLYPEEQLSKAGSIGRVALAGVDLRLVADDGTDAEPNQIGEIWLRADTVMQGYLDDPAATKAAFADGGWYRTGDLARKDADGYLFIVDRAKDMIITGGENVYSKEVEDVISGHPDVVDVAVVGKPNEEWGETVVAHVVWREPDVISADDIKDYLSDKLARYKIPREVVFATILPRTPTGKIQKHLIRAAS; encoded by the coding sequence ATGAATATCGTTCGCGTATTCGACAGCAACGTCACCAAGACCCCGGACAAACCCTTCCTGATATTCGACGGTCACGATCACACGTACTCCCAGGTTCAGGACGGAAGTCGACGCGCCGCAGGCTATTTGCAGTCGCTGGGCGTGCAGCCGGGCGACCGCGTCGCGCTGATGTGTTACAACACTCCGGGATTCGTGTACGCGATGCTCGGTGCCTGGCGCTTGGGCGCCGTCGTGGTCCCCATCAACCACAAGATGCAGACTCCGGAAGTTGCCTACGTGCTGGGACACGCGAAGGTGTCGGTGTGCGTCTTCGACGGTGAGTTGGCGCCGGTTGTCGGTCGACTGGAGACAACGGCCAAGCTGATCAGCACGGACTCTGTCGCAGACGGTTTCGACTTCTTCGACGACGCCATCACCCGCCAGGACGGCGTTGACGGTATCGACATCGACGAGAACGATCCGGCCGAAATCCTCTACACCTCGGGGACTACCGGCTCGCCCAAGGGCTGCGTCCACAGCCACCGCAACGTCGTCGGTGTTGCCGTCACCGCGGCCCTCGCCGTGTCGACGACTCGGGACGAGCGACTGCTCATGGCCGTCCCGATCTGGCACGCTTCCCCGCTCAACAACTGGTTCATGTCCACGCTCTACATGGGCGGAACCGTCGTGCTGCTGCGCGAGTACCATCCCGTCAAATTTCTGGAAACAGTTCAGGAACAACGCATTACCCTCTGCTTCGGCCCGCCGGTCATCTATACCACCGCACTCAACCTCGTGCCGAACTTTGCCGACTACAACCTCGGAAGCGTTCGTGCGTGGTTGTACGGCGGGGGACCGATCGGCGCGGATGTCGCTCGGCGACTGGTGGAGTCGTACGGCACCACCGAATTCCGGCAGGTCTACGGCATGACCGAGACCGGGCCAGTGGGCACCGTGCTGTACCCCGAAGAGCAGTTGAGCAAGGCGGGCTCGATCGGCCGCGTCGCGCTGGCCGGCGTCGACCTGCGCCTGGTTGCCGATGACGGCACCGACGCGGAGCCCAATCAGATCGGTGAGATCTGGCTGCGCGCCGACACCGTCATGCAGGGGTACCTCGACGACCCCGCTGCCACGAAGGCTGCATTTGCCGACGGCGGTTGGTATCGCACCGGCGATCTGGCGCGCAAGGATGCGGACGGCTACCTCTTCATCGTCGACCGCGCGAAGGACATGATCATCACGGGCGGTGAGAACGTCTACTCCAAGGAGGTCGAGGACGTGATCTCCGGCCACCCGGACGTCGTCGACGTCGCCGTTGTCGGAAAACCCAACGAAGAATGGGGCGAGACCGTCGTCGCGCACGTCGTCTGGCGTGAACCGGATGTCATCAGCGCCGACGACATCAAGGACTACCTCTCGGACAAGTTGGCGCGCTACAAGATTCCGCGTGAAGTGGTGTTCGCGACGATTCTTCCGCGTACACCGACCGGCAAGATCCAGAAGCACCTCATCCGCGCAGCGAGCTGA
- a CDS encoding TetR/AcrR family transcriptional regulator C-terminal domain-containing protein: MATEAVPAARATRESGKQTRMALFNAATELFLEHGDSVSIAQICTAAGAHPNQVTYYYGSKEKLFVEVACAAVLRAGKRAEVDAADADTVGDYTKKLVGSLLGSGAPSVELFVEAMMMTGRRGELRDLISETLRTLHSSGETALLRTLIRTGWQLRAGIDVESKAFWSAIFGLVIQKTATGESFGYSLEEAVAVIFATLQIPDAVLNSSME, translated from the coding sequence ATGGCCACCGAGGCAGTTCCCGCAGCGCGCGCGACGCGTGAGTCGGGCAAGCAGACGCGCATGGCGCTGTTCAACGCCGCAACCGAGCTGTTCCTCGAGCACGGCGACAGCGTCTCCATCGCGCAGATCTGCACGGCCGCCGGCGCCCATCCCAACCAGGTGACCTACTACTACGGCTCAAAAGAGAAGCTCTTCGTCGAGGTGGCGTGCGCGGCCGTTCTGCGCGCAGGCAAGCGTGCCGAGGTCGATGCCGCCGACGCCGACACGGTCGGCGACTACACCAAGAAGCTGGTCGGATCACTCCTCGGCTCGGGCGCTCCCAGTGTCGAACTGTTCGTGGAAGCGATGATGATGACGGGTCGTCGTGGTGAACTCCGCGATCTGATCTCCGAGACGCTTCGCACTCTGCATTCCTCGGGCGAAACCGCCCTCCTCCGTACCTTGATCCGCACCGGCTGGCAGCTGCGCGCGGGCATCGACGTCGAGTCCAAGGCCTTCTGGTCTGCGATCTTCGGCCTCGTCATCCAGAAGACTGCCACCGGCGAGAGCTTCGGCTACTCCCTCGAGGAGGCGGTTGCCGTCATCTTCGCCACCCTCCAGATACCCGACGCCGTACTCAACAGCTCGATGGAATGA
- a CDS encoding helix-turn-helix domain-containing protein, whose protein sequence is MLARSGFSLPTRTTLTGDWADLLREHFVALDVSDIGDGDRFSGAVHSAQLAHVRVSAVQSMEQRIVRSNSLIKSDGADYLQIGMIRRGSAVVRQDDRECVLRRGDYVLYDTTRPFDWQIEGHAHDGIWGLEVFTWPRSYLSLSDAEVTSLTAIAFDGHAGLSGLLGRFLHDLASVRMTSDASGDEEEVVNEIGNLVKSVLHTTARPITSRRTSLYESALSVIDARIADPALSPVDIAGSVKVSIRQLHRAFAEHGTTVSRSIRSRRLDGCRREIVQRHGVERSLTQISHRWGFTDLAAFSRAFKAEFGISPRRYRSQAAAPTSTTR, encoded by the coding sequence ATGCTCGCGCGATCCGGCTTCTCCCTGCCCACACGCACGACTCTCACGGGCGACTGGGCAGATTTGTTGCGCGAGCATTTTGTCGCGCTCGACGTATCCGATATCGGAGACGGCGATCGATTCAGCGGGGCCGTCCACTCGGCCCAACTCGCACACGTTCGGGTATCCGCAGTTCAATCGATGGAACAACGAATAGTCCGTAGCAACAGCCTCATCAAAAGCGACGGCGCGGACTATCTGCAGATCGGGATGATCCGCCGCGGTAGCGCGGTAGTGCGCCAAGACGACCGCGAATGCGTCCTGCGACGTGGCGACTACGTCCTGTACGACACCACGCGCCCCTTCGATTGGCAGATCGAGGGACACGCACACGACGGCATCTGGGGACTCGAGGTGTTCACCTGGCCACGGTCGTACCTGTCGCTCAGCGACGCGGAGGTCACGAGCCTGACCGCCATCGCCTTCGACGGACACGCGGGCCTGAGTGGCCTGCTCGGTCGCTTTCTTCACGATCTTGCCTCCGTCCGCATGACGTCCGACGCAAGCGGAGACGAAGAGGAAGTCGTCAACGAGATCGGCAACCTGGTCAAGTCCGTTCTTCACACAACTGCGCGACCGATCACCTCGCGGCGAACCAGCCTCTACGAATCCGCCCTGTCGGTCATAGACGCCCGCATCGCAGACCCGGCCCTGTCTCCGGTGGACATCGCGGGATCGGTCAAAGTCTCCATTCGGCAGTTGCACCGAGCCTTCGCCGAACACGGCACGACGGTGTCACGGTCGATTCGCAGCCGTCGACTCGACGGTTGCCGTCGTGAGATCGTGCAACGACACGGAGTAGAGCGGTCGCTGACCCAGATTTCTCACCGCTGGGGATTCACCGACCTGGCCGCCTTCAGTCGAGCCTTCAAGGCGGAATTCGGAATCAGCCCGCGGCGGTACCGGTCGCAAGCAGCGGCCCCCACAAGTACTACCCGCTGA
- the oxdA gene encoding aliphatic aldoxime dehydratase, with product MESAIGEHLQCPRTLTRRVPDTYTPPFPMWVGRADDTLHQVVMGYLGVQFRGEDQRPAALRAMRDIVAGFDLPDGPAHHDLTHHIDNQGYENLIVVGYWKDVSSQHRWSASPPVSSWWESEDRLSDGLGFFREIVAPRAEQFETLYAFQDDLPGVGAVMDGVSGEINEHGYWGSMRERFPISQTDWMQASGELRVVAGDPAVGGRVVVRGHDNIALIRSGQDWADAEADERSLYLDEILPTLQSGMDFLRDNGPAVGCYSNRFVRNIDIDGNFLDLSYNIGHWASLDQLERWSESHPTHLRIFTTFFRVAEGLSKLRLYHEVSVFDAADQLYEYINCHPGTGMLRDAVITAEH from the coding sequence ATGGAATCTGCAATCGGCGAACACCTTCAATGCCCGCGCACTCTGACCAGGCGGGTCCCGGATACCTATACGCCACCGTTTCCCATGTGGGTCGGGCGCGCAGACGACACATTGCACCAGGTCGTGATGGGCTATCTCGGCGTGCAGTTCCGCGGCGAGGATCAGCGCCCGGCAGCACTGCGGGCGATGCGGGATATCGTCGCCGGCTTCGACTTGCCGGACGGACCGGCACACCACGATCTCACCCATCACATCGACAACCAGGGCTACGAGAACCTGATCGTGGTCGGTTACTGGAAAGATGTTTCTTCCCAACATCGTTGGAGCGCATCACCTCCAGTATCCTCCTGGTGGGAGTCCGAAGACCGCCTGTCGGACGGATTGGGGTTCTTCCGCGAGATCGTGGCACCGAGAGCCGAACAATTCGAAACGCTCTACGCGTTCCAAGACGACCTCCCCGGAGTGGGAGCTGTCATGGACGGTGTCAGCGGCGAAATCAACGAGCACGGCTACTGGGGTTCGATGCGCGAGCGGTTTCCGATCTCCCAAACCGACTGGATGCAGGCCTCGGGCGAACTACGGGTCGTCGCCGGTGACCCCGCCGTAGGTGGACGCGTAGTAGTGCGGGGACACGACAACATCGCACTGATCAGGTCCGGGCAGGACTGGGCCGACGCGGAAGCAGACGAGCGCAGCCTCTACCTGGACGAAATCCTGCCCACTCTTCAATCGGGCATGGACTTCCTCCGCGACAACGGCCCGGCCGTCGGGTGCTACAGCAACCGATTCGTACGCAATATCGACATCGACGGAAACTTCCTCGACTTGAGCTACAACATCGGCCACTGGGCCTCCCTCGACCAACTCGAACGGTGGTCGGAATCCCACCCGACCCATCTACGGATCTTCACGACGTTCTTCCGGGTGGCCGAGGGCCTGTCGAAATTGCGTCTCTACCATGAGGTCTCGGTATTCGATGCCGCCGATCAGCTCTACGAGTACATCAATTGCCATCCCGGGACCGGAATGCTGCGCGACGCGGTGATCACCGCCGAGCACTGA
- a CDS encoding ArsR/SmtB family transcription factor, giving the protein MTTQRNEELAFAVLADQVRRQILDTLATHGECNAGFISDQISTVGRTTVSTHLKALRLSGVIVERRQGRHRLFSIDPSGPANDALQFLRDVLGRALEAGSNASELPATATEDSDVASVRRRA; this is encoded by the coding sequence GTGACTACTCAACGAAACGAAGAGTTGGCGTTTGCTGTGCTGGCCGACCAAGTGCGTCGACAGATTCTCGACACGCTGGCTACACACGGCGAGTGCAACGCGGGCTTCATCAGCGATCAAATTTCGACGGTCGGTCGCACCACGGTATCCACACATCTCAAGGCGCTGCGGTTGTCCGGCGTGATCGTCGAACGGCGTCAAGGACGTCATCGCCTGTTCTCGATAGATCCATCGGGGCCCGCCAACGATGCACTCCAGTTCCTGCGCGACGTCCTCGGGCGAGCGCTGGAAGCAGGTTCGAACGCCTCCGAGTTGCCGGCCACTGCGACTGAGGATTCAGACGTCGCATCGGTGCGTCGCCGAGCGTGA
- a CDS encoding substrate-binding protein, with product MPGLSVTAQIVTTDPPGSAFERLETGQLLELECEQLTVGAAAAISLPVGDGARADPVGMPITLLGYVAGVKRGRSVVIVHHQPWRGRLTIRFFPDGAGTRIVLESSLDQDGISWLANKRGFAPPEPPRSDRHRIGLLVSKSGPAAVFAQATETLAALAVEEINADGGIGGVLVDLVIGDDASDSAAGAATALRLVKSGCRAVFACVTSSTFNAAASALQNTGVLLVHTVLNEGGRSRPGVLRLGERPLDQTRAGIPAMMSETGSRTWFLVGQQYSWSFGAHWAARRVIAESTGSVAGEVYVPLGTTDFSRIIESIADSGAELILSTLVGHDEVFFERQCAQHGLRATTRTFALVLDEATQQLIGNSDADGVWAAFGYFQSAAGDHDLEKRYSASSNELLPPLSSLSETTYEAIVAYARAVERTSAGDPETVLRQLVTTSKSSTNNGVPLHRPILLAESRRGRLYPRSL from the coding sequence GTGCCAGGTCTCTCCGTAACGGCACAGATCGTGACGACCGACCCACCAGGGTCAGCCTTCGAGCGCCTCGAAACGGGGCAACTGCTCGAACTCGAATGTGAGCAACTGACGGTCGGGGCCGCTGCCGCCATCTCCCTTCCCGTCGGCGACGGCGCACGCGCAGATCCAGTCGGAATGCCGATCACGCTGTTGGGATACGTCGCCGGCGTGAAGCGGGGCCGATCGGTCGTGATCGTGCACCACCAACCGTGGCGCGGCCGCCTGACGATCCGGTTCTTTCCCGACGGCGCCGGGACCCGGATCGTTCTCGAGTCCAGCCTCGATCAGGACGGCATTTCCTGGCTTGCCAACAAGCGCGGATTCGCTCCACCCGAACCTCCGCGTTCCGACCGACATCGGATCGGGCTGCTGGTCAGCAAATCCGGCCCGGCAGCTGTATTCGCCCAGGCGACAGAAACACTCGCAGCCCTGGCCGTGGAAGAAATCAATGCCGACGGCGGCATCGGCGGCGTTCTCGTCGACTTGGTGATCGGCGATGACGCTTCCGACTCGGCGGCCGGAGCGGCGACCGCACTGCGATTGGTGAAAAGCGGATGTCGCGCCGTTTTCGCGTGCGTGACATCGTCGACCTTCAATGCCGCTGCATCTGCATTGCAGAACACCGGTGTGCTGTTAGTGCACACAGTTCTCAACGAGGGAGGTCGATCGCGTCCGGGAGTCCTTCGATTGGGTGAGCGACCACTCGACCAGACGCGAGCAGGTATACCCGCAATGATGTCCGAGACCGGTTCTCGCACTTGGTTCCTGGTCGGCCAGCAGTATTCGTGGTCGTTCGGAGCGCATTGGGCGGCCCGGCGTGTGATCGCCGAATCCACAGGTTCGGTGGCCGGCGAAGTCTACGTACCGTTGGGGACAACCGACTTCTCACGCATCATCGAGTCGATAGCCGACTCCGGGGCCGAACTGATTCTTTCCACCCTGGTGGGCCATGACGAGGTCTTCTTCGAACGACAATGCGCCCAGCACGGACTGCGGGCCACCACGCGGACGTTTGCATTGGTCCTCGACGAGGCCACTCAGCAGCTCATCGGCAATTCCGATGCCGACGGAGTCTGGGCGGCATTCGGCTACTTTCAATCCGCAGCCGGCGATCACGACCTCGAAAAGCGATACAGCGCGAGCTCGAACGAACTCCTGCCTCCGCTCAGTTCCCTGTCGGAGACAACATACGAAGCGATCGTCGCTTACGCACGCGCAGTCGAACGAACGTCGGCAGGCGATCCGGAAACAGTACTTCGGCAGCTTGTCACGACATCGAAAAGCTCTACGAACAACGGCGTTCCACTGCATCGACCGATTCTGCTCGCTGAATCACGCCGTGGGCGCCTGTACCCCCGCTCTCTCTGA
- a CDS encoding amidase, with protein MATIRPDDNAIDTAARHYGITLDQSARLEWPALIDGALGSYDVVDQLYADEATPPTTSREHTVPTASENPLSAWYVTTSIPPTSDGVLTGRRVAIKDNVTVAGVPMMNGSRTVEGFTPSRDATVVTRLLAAGATVAGKAVCEDLCFSGSSFTPASGPVRNPWDPQREAGGSSGGSAALVANGDVDFAIGGDQGGSIRIPAAFCGVVGHKPTFGLVPYTGAFPIERTIDHLGPITRTVHDAALMLSVIAGRDGNDPRQADSVEAGDYLSTLDSDVDGLRIGIVREGFGHAVSQPEVDDAVRAAAHSLAEIGCTVEEVNIPWHLHAFHIWNVIATDGGAYQMLDGNGYGMNAEGLYDPELMAHFASRRLQHADALSETVKLVALTGHHGITTLGGASYGKARNLVPLARAAYDTALRQFDVLVMPTLPYVASELPAKDVDRATFITKALGMIANTAPFDVTGHPSLSVPAGLVNGLPVGMMITGKTFDDATVLRVGRAFEKLRGAFPTPADHISDSAPQLSLT; from the coding sequence ATGGCGACAATCCGACCTGACGACAATGCAATAGACACCGCCGCAAGGCATTACGGCATCACTCTCGACCAGTCAGCCCGGCTCGAGTGGCCGGCACTGATCGACGGAGCACTGGGCTCCTACGACGTCGTCGACCAGTTGTACGCCGACGAGGCAACCCCGCCGACCACGTCACGTGAGCACACGGTGCCAACAGCGAGCGAAAATCCTTTGAGCGCTTGGTATGTGACCACAAGCATCCCGCCGACGTCGGACGGCGTCCTGACCGGCCGACGCGTGGCGATCAAGGACAACGTGACCGTGGCCGGAGTTCCGATGATGAACGGGTCTCGGACAGTAGAGGGGTTCACTCCGTCTCGCGACGCGACTGTGGTCACTCGACTACTGGCGGCCGGTGCAACCGTCGCGGGCAAAGCTGTGTGTGAGGACCTGTGTTTCTCCGGTTCGAGCTTCACACCGGCAAGCGGACCGGTCCGCAATCCATGGGACCCACAGCGTGAAGCAGGTGGATCATCCGGTGGCAGTGCGGCTCTCGTCGCAAACGGTGACGTCGATTTTGCCATCGGCGGGGATCAGGGTGGATCGATCCGGATCCCGGCGGCATTCTGCGGCGTCGTCGGACACAAGCCGACGTTCGGGCTCGTCCCGTATACCGGTGCATTTCCCATCGAGCGAACAATCGACCATCTCGGCCCGATCACACGCACGGTCCACGATGCCGCACTGATGCTCTCGGTCATCGCCGGTCGCGACGGTAACGACCCACGCCAAGCCGACAGCGTCGAAGCAGGTGACTATCTGTCCACCCTCGACTCCGATGTGGATGGTCTGCGAATCGGGATCGTTCGAGAAGGTTTCGGGCACGCGGTCTCACAGCCCGAGGTCGACGACGCAGTCCGCGCAGCGGCACACAGTCTGGCCGAAATCGGTTGCACGGTAGAGGAAGTAAACATCCCGTGGCACCTACATGCTTTCCACATCTGGAACGTGATCGCCACGGACGGTGGTGCCTACCAGATGTTGGACGGCAACGGATACGGCATGAACGCCGAAGGTTTGTACGATCCGGAACTGATGGCACACTTTGCTTCTCGACGCCTTCAGCACGCCGACGCTCTGTCCGAAACCGTCAAACTGGTGGCTCTGACCGGCCACCACGGCATCACCACCCTCGGCGGCGCGAGCTACGGCAAAGCCCGGAACCTCGTACCGCTCGCCCGCGCCGCCTACGACACTGCCTTGAGACAATTCGACGTCCTGGTGATGCCCACACTGCCCTACGTCGCATCCGAACTACCGGCGAAGGACGTGGATCGTGCAACCTTCATCACGAAGGCTCTCGGGATGATCGCCAACACAGCACCGTTCGACGTGACCGGACATCCGTCCCTGTCCGTTCCCGCCGGCCTGGTGAACGGGCTTCCGGTCGGAATGATGATCACCGGCAAGACCTTCGACGATGCGACGGTCCTCCGGGTCGGGCGCGCATTCGAAAAGCTTCGCGGCGCGTTTCCGACGCCTGCCGACCACATCTCCGACTCTGCACCACAACTCAGCCTCACCTAG
- the nthA gene encoding nitrile hydratase subunit alpha, with protein MSVTIDHTTENAAPAQAPVSDRAWALFRALDGKGLVPDGYVEGWKKTFEEDFSPRRGAELVARAWTDPEFRQLLLTDGTAAVAQYGYLGPQGEYIVAVEDTPTLKNVIVCSLCSCTAWPILGLPPTWYKSFEYRARVVREPRKVLSEMGTEIASDVEIRVYDTTAETRYMVLPQRPAGTEGWSQEQLQEIVTKDCLIGVAVPQVPTV; from the coding sequence ATGTCAGTAACGATCGACCACACAACGGAGAACGCCGCACCGGCCCAGGCGCCGGTCTCCGACCGGGCGTGGGCACTGTTCCGCGCACTCGACGGTAAGGGATTGGTACCCGACGGTTACGTCGAAGGATGGAAGAAAACCTTCGAGGAGGACTTCAGTCCAAGGCGCGGAGCGGAATTGGTCGCGCGGGCGTGGACCGACCCCGAGTTCCGGCAGTTGCTTCTCACCGACGGTACCGCCGCGGTTGCCCAGTACGGATATCTGGGCCCCCAGGGCGAATACATCGTGGCAGTCGAAGACACCCCGACCCTCAAGAACGTGATCGTGTGCTCGCTGTGTTCATGCACCGCGTGGCCCATTCTCGGCCTGCCCCCTACCTGGTACAAGAGTTTCGAATACCGTGCGCGAGTGGTACGTGAGCCACGGAAGGTTCTCTCCGAGATGGGAACCGAGATCGCGTCGGACGTCGAGATCCGCGTCTACGACACCACCGCCGAAACTCGCTACATGGTTCTCCCGCAACGTCCAGCAGGCACCGAAGGCTGGAGCCAGGAACAGCTTCAAGAGATCGTCACCAAGGACTGCCTGATCGGCGTCGCAGTCCCGCAGGTCCCCACCGTCTGA
- the nthB gene encoding nitrile hydratase subunit beta codes for MDGVHDLAGVQGFGKVPHTVNADIGPTFHAEWEHLPYSLMFAGVAELGAFSVDEVRYVVERMEPRHYMMTPYYERYVIGVATLMVEKGILTQEELESLAGGPFPLSRPSESEGRPAPVETTTFEIGQRVRVRDEYVPGHIRMPAYCRGRVGTISHRTSEKWPFPDAIGHGRNDAGEEPTYHVKFAAEELFGSDTDGGSVVVDLFEGYLEPAA; via the coding sequence ATGGATGGAGTACACGATCTTGCCGGAGTTCAAGGCTTCGGCAAAGTCCCGCATACCGTCAACGCCGACATCGGCCCCACCTTCCACGCCGAGTGGGAACACCTGCCGTACAGCCTGATGTTCGCCGGTGTCGCCGAACTCGGGGCATTCAGCGTCGACGAAGTTCGATACGTCGTCGAGCGGATGGAACCACGCCACTACATGATGACCCCGTACTACGAGAGGTACGTCATCGGCGTCGCGACACTGATGGTCGAAAAGGGAATCCTGACGCAGGAGGAACTCGAAAGCCTTGCAGGGGGACCGTTCCCACTGTCGCGGCCCAGCGAATCCGAAGGGCGGCCGGCACCCGTCGAGACGACCACCTTCGAAATCGGTCAGCGAGTACGCGTGCGCGACGAGTACGTTCCGGGGCATATTCGAATGCCTGCGTACTGCCGCGGACGAGTGGGAACCATCTCTCATCGGACTAGCGAGAAGTGGCCGTTTCCCGACGCAATCGGCCACGGGCGCAACGACGCCGGCGAAGAACCGACGTACCACGTGAAGTTCGCCGCCGAGGAATTGTTCGGTAGCGACACCGACGGCGGCAGCGTCGTAGTCGACCTTTTCGAGGGTTACCTCGAGCCTGCGGCCTGA
- the zigA gene encoding zinc metallochaperone GTPase ZigA, with protein MVDTRLPVTVLSGFLGAGKTTLLNEILRNREGRRVAVIVNDMSEINIDSAEVEREISLSRSEEKLVEMTNGCICCTLREDLLSEISALAADGRFDYLLIESSGISEPLPVAETFTFIDTDGHALADVARLDTMVTVVDGHSFLRDYTAGGRVEADAPEDERDIADLLVDQIEFADVILVSKADLVSHQHLVELTAVLRSLNASAAIVPMTLGRIPLDTILDTGLFSLEKAAQAPGWLQELQGEHIPETEEYGISSVVYRERAPFHPQRLHDFLSSEWTNGKLLRAKGYYWNAGRFTEIGSISQAGHLIRHGYVGRWWKFLPRDEWPADDYRRDGILDKWEEPVGDCRQELVFIGQAIDPSRLHRELDACLLTTAEIELGPDVWTTWSDPLGVGYTDQTV; from the coding sequence ATGGTCGACACACGACTTCCGGTCACGGTGCTGTCAGGTTTCCTGGGCGCCGGGAAGACGACACTACTCAACGAGATCCTGCGAAATCGAGAGGGTCGGCGGGTCGCGGTGATCGTCAACGACATGAGCGAAATCAACATCGACAGTGCAGAAGTCGAGCGTGAGATCTCGCTCAGTCGCTCCGAAGAGAAACTGGTCGAGATGACCAACGGCTGCATCTGCTGCACCCTGCGAGAGGATCTTCTCTCCGAGATCAGTGCCTTGGCCGCCGATGGCCGATTCGACTACCTACTCATCGAATCTTCGGGCATCTCCGAACCGCTGCCCGTCGCAGAGACGTTCACATTCATCGATACCGACGGCCACGCCCTCGCCGACGTCGCCCGACTCGACACCATGGTCACCGTCGTCGACGGCCACAGTTTTCTGCGCGACTACACGGCTGGTGGCCGCGTCGAAGCCGATGCCCCGGAAGACGAACGAGACATCGCGGATCTGCTTGTCGATCAGATCGAATTTGCCGACGTCATCCTGGTTAGCAAGGCCGATCTCGTCTCGCACCAGCACCTGGTCGAATTGACCGCAGTCCTGCGCTCTTTGAACGCATCCGCTGCGATAGTTCCGATGACGCTCGGTCGCATCCCACTCGACACGATTCTCGACACCGGTTTGTTCTCGCTCGAAAAGGCTGCACAGGCCCCCGGATGGTTACAAGAACTCCAAGGTGAACACATCCCCGAAACCGAAGAGTACGGAATCAGTTCGGTGGTGTACCGCGAGCGCGCACCCTTCCACCCCCAACGGCTGCATGATTTCCTCAGCAGCGAGTGGACCAACGGAAAGTTACTTCGGGCCAAGGGCTACTACTGGAATGCCGGCCGGTTCACCGAGATCGGGAGTATTTCTCAGGCCGGTCATCTCATTCGCCACGGATACGTCGGCCGTTGGTGGAAGTTTCTACCCCGTGACGAGTGGCCGGCCGACGATTACCGTCGTGACGGAATCCTCGACAAGTGGGAAGAACCCGTCGGAGACTGCCGACAAGAACTCGTCTTCATCGGCCAAGCCATCGACCCGTCTCGACTGCACCGAGAACTCGACGCGTGTCTACTCACCACAGCCGAGATCGAACTCGGGCCAGACGTCTGGACCACCTGGAGCGACCCCCTGGGCGTCGGCTATACCGACCAGACCGTTTGA